A part of Candidatus Bathyarchaeota archaeon genomic DNA contains:
- a CDS encoding aspartate kinase encodes MPDSGHSADTSKRVIVKFGGTSIADPERITRAASSIVKAVKSGEKVIVVVSAMGKTTDELLSILHSTNKSIEREDEDDILSMGERISARIFAAFLKAEGLKSKYFDPSDKAWPIITDDNYSNANPILDECEKKVKDFVEPLLSKNIVPVIAGFIGKTQSGKISTIGRGGSDTTAFILAKALKSNEVIMVTDSNGIMTADPKLIPDAERIPEISIDSLLSLADSGKKFIHRKALKYKAPESNVKVISHMNGDLSTNGTIITGGITSNLSVELDNSSIASVTIIGNRISEKPDLIYGLIKKIKRNQDLAGLSLNFNSIIIYVIENQNLESTLKAIHDGVKRSKDLISMTIRKKLGFIKIKGSGLEETPGIIGRISESLMVNDINIFGILTITSSILVFVDWKSAKKSKELIKKAIGENT; translated from the coding sequence TTGCCAGATTCAGGTCACAGTGCAGATACAAGTAAAAGAGTTATTGTTAAATTTGGAGGTACAAGTATCGCTGATCCTGAGAGAATTACGAGAGCAGCATCATCTATAGTCAAAGCAGTAAAAAGTGGTGAAAAGGTCATAGTGGTTGTTTCCGCTATGGGAAAAACTACGGATGAATTGCTAAGTATACTTCATAGTACTAATAAATCGATAGAGAGAGAAGATGAAGATGACATCCTATCTATGGGAGAAAGGATTAGTGCGAGAATCTTTGCCGCATTTCTAAAAGCAGAAGGATTAAAATCAAAATATTTTGATCCTTCTGATAAAGCATGGCCAATAATAACTGATGACAACTATTCAAATGCGAATCCAATACTGGATGAGTGTGAAAAGAAAGTAAAAGATTTTGTTGAACCGCTTCTATCCAAGAACATAGTTCCAGTAATTGCAGGATTCATCGGAAAGACTCAAAGTGGTAAAATAAGTACTATAGGAAGAGGCGGTAGTGATACTACAGCTTTTATTTTAGCTAAAGCTTTGAAATCAAATGAAGTTATTATGGTTACTGATTCTAATGGAATAATGACGGCTGATCCAAAATTAATACCCGATGCTGAAAGGATTCCCGAGATCAGCATAGATTCGTTACTTTCATTAGCTGATTCTGGAAAAAAATTCATACATAGAAAAGCACTAAAATATAAAGCTCCAGAATCAAATGTTAAGGTAATTAGCCACATGAACGGTGATCTTTCTACAAATGGTACCATTATAACAGGAGGGATTACATCAAATTTGAGTGTGGAACTTGATAATTCCTCCATAGCTTCTGTTACAATTATTGGAAATAGAATTTCAGAGAAACCTGATTTAATATATGGGCTGATCAAAAAGATCAAAAGAAATCAAGATTTAGCCGGGTTATCACTAAATTTTAATTCCATCATTATATATGTGATCGAGAACCAAAATTTGGAATCTACACTAAAAGCCATTCATGATGGGGTGAAAAGATCTAAAGACTTAATCTCTATGACGATTCGTAAAAAACTTGGTTTTATTAAAATTAAAGGCTCTGGTCTTGAAGAGACTCCTGGCATAATTGGAAGAATTTCAGAAAGTTTAATGGTTAATGATATCAATATCTTTGGGATATTAACTATAACATCCAGCATATTGGTTTTCGTCGATTGGAAGAGTGCAAAAAAATCTAAAGAATTAATCAAAAAAGCGATAGGTGAGAATACATGA
- a CDS encoding ribosome biogenesis/translation initiation ATPase RLI: MARVAVLDRDKCKPDDCNLICLRFCPKVKNRIEAIKIDEETEKPIIIENLCSGCGICVKKCPFNIIKIINVPEEIEKECSHRYGRNLFKLYRLPIPKDKTILGLLGKNGTGKTTALQLLSGEIKPNLGNFESPPSWVEIQKHYRGTILQTYFGKLSKGQIKIAHKPQYIDKIPKVVSGKIADILGNIDDRRILKNLLTTLELTKIKNRNIDKLSGGELQRVAIAATLCRDADIYIFDEPSSHLDISQRINVAKTIRTLAEDGKSVLVAEHDLAMLDYLSDQICLIYGEAGAYGIVSHSHGVRVGINIYLNGFIPDENMRFREESIKFHIRPPREFDEIDSGSRISYPNLLKSYESFKLKVTEGEITPGEIMGILGPNGIGKTTFIKLLAGIEDPDNDVESPFKNISLSYKPQYIYTEYKGTVNSLLKESTEGSYDTEFFENSIIRPLKLFNFLDREVSSLSGGELQKVAIATCLGKKAEVYFIDEPSAYLDVEERLAVARALRKIVEDREAYALIVEHDIAIQDFMADRLLVFKGSPGIQGIAGSPIDLRNGMNEFLGFMEVTFRRDKETGRPRVNKNGSKMDRKQKDLGEYYYVPKETEKE, from the coding sequence TTGGCTAGAGTTGCAGTTCTAGACAGGGATAAATGTAAACCAGACGATTGTAATCTAATATGCTTAAGATTCTGTCCCAAAGTTAAGAATCGAATAGAAGCCATAAAGATAGATGAAGAAACTGAAAAACCTATAATAATAGAAAATCTTTGTAGTGGATGTGGCATATGTGTCAAGAAATGCCCATTCAACATAATAAAAATAATTAATGTACCAGAGGAAATAGAGAAGGAATGCAGTCATAGATATGGTAGGAATTTATTCAAGCTTTATCGATTACCCATTCCAAAAGATAAAACAATACTTGGTTTATTGGGTAAAAATGGGACTGGAAAGACCACTGCCCTACAACTTCTTTCTGGTGAAATAAAACCAAATTTAGGTAATTTCGAATCTCCTCCTAGTTGGGTAGAAATACAGAAACATTACCGAGGTACAATTCTTCAAACATATTTTGGAAAATTATCAAAAGGACAGATAAAGATCGCTCATAAACCTCAGTATATTGATAAAATACCAAAAGTTGTAAGTGGAAAAATAGCTGATATTTTAGGTAATATAGACGATCGTAGGATATTGAAGAACCTACTAACAACTTTAGAATTAACAAAAATAAAAAATCGCAATATTGACAAATTGAGTGGAGGCGAACTTCAAAGGGTAGCAATCGCAGCCACTTTATGTCGTGATGCGGACATCTATATTTTTGATGAACCCTCTAGCCATTTGGATATCAGTCAAAGAATAAACGTAGCAAAAACGATTAGAACATTAGCTGAGGATGGGAAATCTGTTTTAGTTGCTGAACATGACCTTGCTATGTTAGATTATTTATCGGATCAAATTTGTTTAATATATGGGGAAGCAGGGGCATATGGCATCGTCTCTCATTCTCATGGCGTCAGGGTTGGAATTAATATATATCTTAATGGATTCATCCCAGATGAAAACATGAGATTTAGAGAAGAATCAATAAAATTTCATATAAGACCACCTAGAGAATTCGATGAAATAGATAGCGGAAGTAGGATTTCTTACCCTAATTTGTTAAAGAGTTATGAGTCATTTAAATTAAAAGTAACCGAAGGTGAAATCACACCTGGAGAAATTATGGGGATTCTAGGACCAAATGGAATAGGAAAGACCACCTTTATTAAATTACTGGCTGGAATTGAGGATCCTGATAACGATGTTGAATCCCCTTTCAAAAATATCTCACTGAGTTACAAGCCTCAATATATATACACAGAATACAAAGGCACAGTCAATTCCTTATTAAAAGAATCTACTGAAGGAAGTTATGATACTGAATTTTTTGAAAATTCGATTATAAGACCATTAAAACTATTTAATTTCTTAGATAGAGAGGTGTCAAGTCTAAGCGGGGGGGAGCTCCAAAAAGTCGCTATAGCAACTTGTTTAGGAAAGAAAGCAGAAGTCTATTTCATTGATGAACCGAGTGCATATTTGGATGTTGAAGAGAGACTCGCTGTAGCAAGAGCTCTTAGAAAAATAGTTGAAGATAGGGAGGCATATGCTCTTATAGTTGAACATGACATTGCGATACAAGACTTCATGGCTGATAGACTTTTAGTCTTTAAAGGATCTCCAGGAATACAAGGTATAGCCGGAAGTCCTATTGATCTTCGAAATGGGATGAATGAGTTTCTCGGTTTTATGGAAGTTACATTTCGTAGAGATAAAGAAACTGGAAGGCCGAGAGTAAATAAAAATGGAAGTAAAATGGACAGAAAACAGAAGGATTTAGGTGAATACTATTATGTTCCTAAGGAAACTGAAAAAGAATGA
- a CDS encoding ATP/GTP-binding protein has protein sequence MYIILFIGTAGSGKSYLTASFGEWLKLKKQSVNFVNLDPGVISLPYNPDIDARNYVNIYSLMEEFKLGPNGALLMAADLIADHAEEIKESIYDMGADIILVDTPGQIELFAFRESGPYITGAIAECPKATVFLFDAPFCKNPLNYVSNVYLSIAAYTRLIQPQVCALTKVDLISKPELENVLLWQEDLDKLSESLRTGGKIEQSLISEGLIRAITETGLNIQPIPVSSKLSSGMDELNAELTRILSGGEEERP, from the coding sequence TTGTATATTATACTTTTTATTGGGACCGCTGGATCTGGCAAATCATATTTAACTGCTAGTTTTGGTGAATGGTTAAAATTAAAGAAGCAAAGTGTTAATTTTGTAAATCTGGACCCTGGTGTAATATCATTACCATATAATCCTGATATCGATGCAAGAAATTATGTAAACATATACTCATTAATGGAAGAATTCAAATTAGGTCCGAATGGAGCTTTACTAATGGCGGCTGATCTGATTGCAGATCACGCGGAAGAGATCAAAGAAAGTATATATGATATGGGGGCCGATATTATCTTGGTTGACACCCCAGGTCAAATAGAATTATTCGCTTTTAGAGAAAGTGGCCCGTACATTACTGGAGCTATAGCAGAATGCCCAAAAGCAACAGTCTTTTTATTTGATGCTCCTTTCTGTAAGAATCCTCTGAACTATGTCTCGAATGTTTATCTTTCCATAGCAGCGTATACTAGATTAATTCAACCACAGGTTTGTGCCTTAACAAAAGTAGATTTAATATCGAAGCCAGAACTAGAAAATGTTCTTTTGTGGCAAGAGGATTTAGATAAATTGAGTGAATCATTGAGGACAGGGGGAAAAATAGAACAATCTCTGATAAGCGAAGGTCTTATTAGAGCTATAACTGAGACAGGTCTGAATATTCAGCCCATTCCCGTATCATCAAAATTATCTTCAGGAATGGATGAGTTGAATGCAGAGTTAACTAGGATTTTAAGTGGAGGAGAGGAAGAAAGACCTTAG
- a CDS encoding acetate--CoA ligase family protein, translating into MSDETNEIINNALKEGRVNLLEPEAKTICAQYDITTPEFDVASNAEEAVESAKKIGYPVVMKIVSQDILHKTDAGGVKVGLENDAEIKNGFEEILQNAKKYKKDAKIIGVLIQKMAPSSTEVIVGALKDPQFGQTLMFGIGGIFVEVLKDVTFRIAPIVEKDAKEMIKEIKAYPILKGYRNTPPADEGAIVNILLNVSKLIMEHPEINQMDLNPIMVYENGASVVDARIILEKP; encoded by the coding sequence ATGAGTGATGAAACTAATGAGATAATAAATAATGCTTTGAAAGAGGGCAGGGTAAATCTATTAGAACCTGAAGCAAAAACTATTTGCGCCCAATATGACATAACGACTCCAGAGTTCGATGTAGCATCTAATGCTGAAGAAGCAGTAGAATCTGCAAAAAAAATTGGATATCCTGTTGTAATGAAAATAGTCTCTCAAGACATACTCCATAAAACTGATGCTGGCGGGGTAAAAGTGGGCTTAGAGAACGATGCTGAAATAAAAAACGGATTCGAAGAAATACTTCAAAATGCAAAAAAATACAAAAAAGATGCCAAAATAATCGGCGTACTTATACAGAAAATGGCACCATCCTCAACTGAGGTTATAGTCGGAGCTTTAAAAGATCCACAATTTGGGCAAACATTAATGTTCGGAATTGGGGGAATTTTTGTAGAAGTACTTAAAGACGTTACATTTCGGATAGCCCCAATTGTTGAAAAAGATGCCAAAGAAATGATTAAAGAAATCAAAGCTTATCCAATCCTCAAAGGCTATCGTAATACCCCACCAGCGGACGAAGGCGCTATTGTAAATATCCTATTGAATGTTTCAAAACTCATTATGGAACATCCAGAGATTAATCAAATGGATCTAAATCCAATTATGGTTTATGAAAATGGTGCAAGCGTCGTAGATGCTAGAATAATTCTTGAAAAGCCATGA
- a CDS encoding MoaD/ThiS family protein, giving the protein MISINVKFFGVLRNYIKRGNSRISLDEPANVETLIIKLSRQSSQFKELIGIETKELSSNIIVIVNGKEVSILNGIQTNLHDGDNIILIPAVHGG; this is encoded by the coding sequence ATGATTAGTATTAATGTCAAATTCTTTGGTGTATTAAGGAATTATATAAAAAGAGGGAATTCAAGAATTTCCTTAGATGAACCTGCTAATGTAGAAACATTAATTATTAAATTGTCTAGGCAATCGAGTCAATTCAAAGAACTTATCGGAATTGAAACAAAAGAACTAAGCTCCAATATCATTGTAATAGTGAACGGAAAAGAGGTCAGCATTCTTAATGGCATTCAAACGAATTTACATGATGGCGATAATATAATCTTAATACCTGCAGTTCATGGTGGCTAG
- a CDS encoding 60S ribosomal protein L38 — translation MPKQITDVKGFILLSNNAIECRIKRSEKFIKLKLRTPKELYTLKLDAKKSDDVLNKIKCEKIEL, via the coding sequence ATGCCGAAGCAAATAACAGACGTCAAAGGATTTATTCTATTATCGAATAACGCTATAGAATGCCGTATTAAAAGGTCCGAAAAATTTATCAAACTGAAGCTAAGAACCCCAAAAGAATTATACACTTTGAAATTAGATGCAAAAAAATCTGATGATGTTTTGAATAAGATTAAGTGCGAAAAAATAGAACTATAA
- a CDS encoding extracellular solute-binding protein: MPKKEKNEVSRRSFLKSIGTAVVGLAVGAGVGYGAYPAINPSAAEKTVTITTGEGEPGGVFSIPVEGKEAHERLMNAMKYVAERDGLKGKEFVIMHPGGGSVAYDSNKEEFERETGVKLTHAEAPIGEIFEKVMLEAVSKTGEYDVFSQMPHTFGDLAESGLIVPLDDYVKWFDNRFYGMPDGYIYPLDHTMAEYQGKIYGIVQDGDVWTNYINTQMLNDSSEQEGFEKQYGYPLKIADTFEEYLDLGEYFTRPDEGRFGIVELRNPTRAYLVWHVYYSSKRYPTMLPFDGDMNPLINSDEGIKATEEFIEATKYMPQDVLNWEFAVVYATMGEGIIFESIEFPSMSNLLNDPERSKIVGNWTAATVPGSKVTGPAGKEIIHKRTVQGPGWSLNVSNYSKMKDFAALYCMWLTSPEKSTVAVSAKGSWMDPCRYNHAGESADPRVLEARGAIIPPFLKNASIAVPVVGSGIRGGNEYATTLSRNVHAAMQGTMDATESMERIAEEWDEITDRIGREKQIEAWRAYMKFYPTAIV, from the coding sequence ATGCCAAAAAAAGAAAAAAATGAAGTTTCAAGAAGAAGCTTCTTGAAATCTATAGGTACAGCAGTTGTTGGATTAGCAGTTGGTGCAGGAGTTGGTTATGGCGCATATCCAGCAATCAATCCATCTGCAGCCGAGAAGACCGTAACAATTACAACGGGAGAAGGGGAACCTGGAGGAGTATTTTCAATACCAGTTGAAGGCAAAGAAGCTCACGAAAGACTAATGAATGCTATGAAGTATGTTGCTGAGAGAGATGGTTTAAAGGGAAAAGAATTTGTAATTATGCATCCTGGAGGAGGATCAGTGGCTTATGATTCAAATAAGGAGGAATTCGAAAGAGAGACGGGAGTTAAATTGACTCACGCTGAAGCTCCAATAGGTGAAATATTCGAGAAAGTGATGTTGGAGGCCGTAAGTAAAACAGGTGAATATGATGTATTTTCTCAAATGCCACATACATTTGGAGATTTGGCTGAATCTGGTCTGATTGTACCATTAGATGATTATGTTAAATGGTTCGACAATCGTTTCTATGGAATGCCTGATGGCTACATATATCCTCTCGATCACACAATGGCTGAGTACCAGGGTAAAATATACGGAATCGTCCAAGATGGAGATGTGTGGACTAATTATATAAATACTCAAATGCTTAACGACTCCTCGGAGCAGGAAGGTTTCGAAAAACAATACGGATATCCATTGAAAATTGCAGATACTTTCGAAGAATACTTAGATCTAGGAGAGTATTTCACAAGACCTGATGAAGGTAGATTTGGTATCGTTGAACTCAGAAATCCCACAAGAGCCTATCTTGTTTGGCACGTTTATTACTCGTCTAAGAGATACCCCACCATGTTGCCTTTTGATGGGGATATGAATCCACTAATAAACAGTGATGAAGGAATAAAGGCTACAGAGGAATTTATCGAAGCAACCAAATATATGCCTCAAGACGTTTTGAACTGGGAATTTGCCGTAGTATATGCAACTATGGGAGAGGGAATAATATTCGAGTCGATAGAGTTCCCATCTATGTCCAATTTATTGAACGATCCTGAAAGGTCAAAAATAGTAGGCAATTGGACAGCCGCCACTGTTCCAGGTTCAAAAGTAACGGGACCGGCTGGTAAAGAAATAATCCATAAAAGGACTGTTCAAGGACCGGGTTGGAGCCTCAATGTTAGCAACTACTCAAAGATGAAAGATTTTGCAGCCCTGTATTGCATGTGGCTAACAAGCCCAGAAAAGTCAACAGTTGCAGTTAGTGCTAAAGGGTCATGGATGGATCCCTGTAGATATAATCATGCGGGAGAATCAGCAGATCCAAGAGTACTTGAGGCTAGGGGAGCTATCATTCCACCATTTTTGAAAAACGCTAGTATTGCAGTTCCGGTAGTAGGAAGCGGAATTAGAGGGGGCAACGAATATGCAACCACATTAAGCAGAAACGTACACGCAGCAATGCAAGGAACCATGGATGCGACTGAGAGTATGGAGAGAATTGCAGAAGAGTGGGATGAAATCACCGACAGGATAGGAAGGGAGAAGCAAATAGAGGCTTGGAGAGCCTACATGAAATTCTATCCAACAGCTATCGTCTAA